CTGCCGCTGTCGCATGACGAAGTCGTGCACGGCAAGAAGTCGCTGCTCGATAAAATGCCGGGCGACTATTGGCAGAAGTTTGCTAATCTCCGCGCCTTTTATGCCTATTGGATGGCTCATCCCGGCAAAAAGCTGCTGTTTATGGGCGGTGAGTTCGGGCAGTTTATTGAATGGAAATTTGACGACAGTTTGGATTGGCATCTGCTCGACTATCCCATGCATAAAAAAATGCACGACTATTCGCGCGCTTTAAACAACTTCTACCGCCAGGAACAGGCTTTATGGCAGGTTGACTTTGCCTGGGATGGGTTTGAGTGGATTGATTGTCAGGACTATAGCCAGAGTGTGATCAGTTTTATCCGCCGCGGCCGAGATCAAGAGGACTTTATTATTGCGGTTTGCAATTTTACACCGGTAGTTCGCGACAATTACCGGATCGGGGTACCGGCAGCCGGCATTTATCACGAAGTTTTCAACAGTGATTGGGAAGATTACGGCGGATCGGGTCAGCTAAATGCCCAGCCGCTTGCCACTGAGCCCATTGAGTGGCATAACCGCGAATATTCACTAAACCTTCGTCTCCCGCCGCTAGCTACTATATACCTCAAGCGAGAAGTGCCTGTTATTGAATAAATATTTCCATAGAGAGGAGAAGCGCTATGCCGAAAAAGGAGTGCGTCGCCATGCTGCTAGCTGGAGGGCAAGGGAGCCGTTTGGGGATAATGACCAAAAAGCTTGCCAAACCAGCCGTCCCGTTTGGCGGCAAATATCGCATCATTGACTTTGCTTTGAGCAATTGCCGAAACTCGGGCATCGACACTGTGGGGGTGCTAACGCAGTATAAGCCATTGGTCTTAAATAGTTATATCGGCATAGGTTCGGCCTGGGATTTAGACCGTAAACACGGCGGCGTTTATGTTCTGCCGCCATATGTCAGAGAGCAAGGCGGCGAATGGTATAAAGGAACAGCTGATGCAATCTGCCAGAATATGCACTTTATCGATTCAGTAAATCCTGAGTATGTGCTTATCCTGTCAGGCGATCATATTTATAAAATGAATTATGCCGAAATGCTGCAATTCCACAAAGAGCGTAGTGCTGATGTTACCATTGCTGTTATCGCCGTACCTTGGGAGGAAGCCAGCCGGTTCGGCATTATGAACACCTCGTCTTACCAGCGGATTACCGAGTTTGCCGAAAAACCCCGTAATCCGCAAAGCAACCTGGCCTCAATGGGCATTTACATATTCAATTGGCAAAAGTTACGGCAGTATCTTGTTGCTGACGAAAAAAATCTGCAGTCAAGCCATGACTTTGGCAAGGATATCATTCCCAGAATGCTGGGTGATGGTCAAAAGCTGTTTGCGTATCCTTTTGAAGGGTATTGGAAGGATATTGGGACGGTCAGCAGCTACTGGGAAGCAAACATGGACCTGTTAGCTGAGCAGCCAGAGCTTGATATTCACGACGCAAACTGGCGGATATACTCGGTAAATCCCACTCGGCCGCCGCAATATCTGGGGCCGGAATCCAAGGTTACAAATTCTATTATTAGTGAAGATTGTCTTATTTACGGCGAAGTTGATCACTCAGTCATTTTCACTGATGTCTACATTGGTCCGGGAGTAAAGGTAAAAGATTCAATAATAATGCCGCATGTCCGGATTGAAGCCAATTCAGCAGTTGATAGAGTCATTATCGGGCAGGAGACGACAATTGGAGCAGATACTGTTATTGCCGGTGCAATTGGATCTGACGGGCGGGAAATTATCGTAATCGGCGAAAACGTAACAATCCCGCCGGGGACAGTCATAAGCAGGGACGTAGCATCAGATCAGCGTCTGGCCGGTGAGCCGGAACAGAAGGAGCGTTAATGCCATGGACTTAATGGGAATTATTAATCTTTACGAATCGGAAGAACTTTTACAGGAGCTTACCCGTTATCGTCCGCTGGCCGCTGTGCCGTTCGGCGGCAGATATCGTTTGATTGATTTTGTGCTGTCCAACATGGTGAATTCAGGTATCTCTAATGTGGGGATTTTACTTAAGGATAAATACCGCTCGCTAATGGACCATTTACGCTCAGGCAAAGAGTGGGATCTGGCGCGGAAACGCGACGGCCTTGTACTGATGCCGCCTGCTTACAGCGCTAATCCGGGAAACAGCGGGCGGGGCGGCGATGCCGACAACTTTTACAGCAATCTTGACTATATCCGCTTTAGCCGGCAAAAACATGTCGTTATCGCAGGCTCAAATATTCTCTGCAATCTTAATTATCAGGCTGCACTTGAATTTCATCGGCATAGCGGTGCCGAAGTAACCGTATTATATACCGACAGCCACTGCGTAAGTGACTGCAACGGCGCTGTCCTGGTTGAACTTGCCGAAGACGGACGGATTACCGATATAGAGGTTTCTGCCGGCGGTAAACAACGTGGCAAGATGTCCTTGGGTATGTATATTATGGAGCGGGAACTGCTCATCAGCCTTATCGAAGACTGTATTGCCCATGG
This DNA window, taken from Veillonellaceae bacterium, encodes the following:
- a CDS encoding glucose-1-phosphate adenylyltransferase — encoded protein: MPKKECVAMLLAGGQGSRLGIMTKKLAKPAVPFGGKYRIIDFALSNCRNSGIDTVGVLTQYKPLVLNSYIGIGSAWDLDRKHGGVYVLPPYVREQGGEWYKGTADAICQNMHFIDSVNPEYVLILSGDHIYKMNYAEMLQFHKERSADVTIAVIAVPWEEASRFGIMNTSSYQRITEFAEKPRNPQSNLASMGIYIFNWQKLRQYLVADEKNLQSSHDFGKDIIPRMLGDGQKLFAYPFEGYWKDIGTVSSYWEANMDLLAEQPELDIHDANWRIYSVNPTRPPQYLGPESKVTNSIISEDCLIYGEVDHSVIFTDVYIGPGVKVKDSIIMPHVRIEANSAVDRVIIGQETTIGADTVIAGAIGSDGREIIVIGENVTIPPGTVISRDVASDQRLAGEPEQKER
- the glgD gene encoding glucose-1-phosphate adenylyltransferase subunit GlgD, which produces MDLMGIINLYESEELLQELTRYRPLAAVPFGGRYRLIDFVLSNMVNSGISNVGILLKDKYRSLMDHLRSGKEWDLARKRDGLVLMPPAYSANPGNSGRGGDADNFYSNLDYIRFSRQKHVVIAGSNILCNLNYQAALEFHRHSGAEVTVLYTDSHCVSDCNGAVLVELAEDGRITDIEVSAGGKQRGKMSLGMYIMERELLISLIEDCIAHGGYDFVKHCLIRSLDRLKIFGYRHEGYAARISSLATYFYHSMELLNPAVSQELFSKSGLIYTKVKDEPPSKYIGTAKVTNSLVAGGCIIEGTVENSILFRGVTVKKGVHIKNSIVMQKGIIDSGAKLEQVICDKNVHITAGRQLKGDMGYPLVVKKGMVV